Proteins encoded within one genomic window of Choristoneura fumiferana chromosome 28, NRCan_CFum_1, whole genome shotgun sequence:
- the LOC141443923 gene encoding P protein-like: MSFIKKLKDWSAAREGQPELTRSQYSLVDCGDLTAETVQLWLGLPEEVKYDPALAPFRQFYEKENAKLESPLKKNCALKPRTRLPSVNSAPHLNQDEAKQDGAGDGPQDGNSTVKHLGGKNCKSAVEAADRRDHLVLHHGEKKPSKWDQARNYTKITLLVGCWVFFTVVFCMYGEKERVVRNTVLLPGEIKDYATDISKKELTLQIELTGPFLSEQDERKLNHTEKALRSRVEVWIERWVLEGEVNGEISESDVVQRENSTSASFILLNTNLDFSVGEQRSAILEHNSNLNATAVYVIRMKSDAPMAMPVSMSYTDAPIDVSVGITYGCMLLVMLYVMIIFEVINRTLAAIVVSTLSLSVLALLGARPSLPELISWLDVETLLLLLSMMLLVAIMAETGMFDFLAVFTFEVTKGKMWPLISVLCIITASLSIFLDNVTTVLLITPVTIKLCEVMEMHPIPVLIAIVVYSNVGGIATPVGDPPNVIISNNPAVVQSGVNFVNFTLHMTFGVLLVFVQSYFQFRFLYRDINTLRQKEPREIQDLRRQLQVWRRAADSLPHMSKDQLVVKERLERKVQKLTAQLNVIVKESKKRACPKDTFQRTLSELKVKYKIRDKNLLIKAGIALGFTVAMFFLHAVPQFCRVSLGWTALLGAILLLVLADREDLESILNRVEWSTLLFFAALFVLMEALTKLGVIGYIGGLTEALVIRVEETHRLSVALLLIVWISGITSAFVDNVPLTTIMIRVVTAMGTNPDLNLPLQPLIWALSFGVCLGGNGTLIGASANVVCAGVAEQHGYKITFMEFFRVGFPVMLGQLLVASAYLMICHCLFQWH; the protein is encoded by the exons ATGTCGTTCATAAAGAAGCTTAAGGATTGGAGTGCCGCCAGGGAGGGGCAGCCTGAGCTGACCAGGAGTCAGTACTCCTTGGTGGATTGCGGGGACCTGACTGCAGAGACTGTTCAGCTCTGGCTGGGGCTGCCGGAAGAAGTCAAGTATGATCCGGCACTGGCCCCGTTCCGGCAGTTCTATGAGAAGGAGAATG CAAAACTAGAATCACCCCTCAAGAAGAACTGTGCCCTCAAACCCAGGACACGTCTTCCCTCAGTCAACTCCGCGCCCCATCTGAATCAGGACGAGGCAAAACAAGATGGCGCCGGCGACGGACCACAAGATGGCAACTCAACTGTCAAACATTTGGGCGGGAAAAATTGCAAGTCGGCTGTAGAGGCGGCAGATAGACG CGATCATCTCGTGTTACATCATGGAGAAAAGAAACCTTCCAAA TGGGACCAAGCTAGGAACTACACGAAGATCACCCTGCTGGTCGGATGCTGGGTGTTCTTCACAGTTGTGTTCTGCATGTACGGCGAGAAGGAGCGAGTCGTGAGGAACACTGTGCTGTTGCCCGGAGAGATCAAAG ATTACGCCACCGACATTTCAAAGAAAGAGCTGACATTACAAATAGAACTTACTGGACCTTTTCTATCAGAGCAGGATGAGAGGAAATTGAACCATACGGAGAAGGCATTAAGGTCTAGAGTGGAGGTGTGGATTGAACGGTGGGTGTTGGAGGGAGAAGTAAATGGAGAAATCAGTGAATCTGATGTTGTACAAAGAGAG AATTCAACATCAGCAAGCTTCATACTTCTAAATACAAACTTAGACTTCAGCGTCGGAGAACAACGGTCCGCCATTTTAGAACATAATTCAAATTTGAACGCAACGGCCGTTTATGTCATTCGTATGAAGAGCGACGCACCAATGGCAATGCCGGTGTCGATGAGTTACACCGATGCACCGATAGATGTGTCTGTCGGTATTACTTACGGCTGTATGCTATTGGTGATGCTGTACGTCATGATTATATTTGAA GTAATCAACCGCACTCTAGCCGCGATCGTGGTGTCTACACTGTCTCTATCAGTACTGGCGCTGCTGGGCGCGCGGCCGTCACTCCCCGAGCTGATCTCCTGGCTGGACGTGGAGACGCTGCTGTTGCTACTCAGCATGATGCTACTCGTCGCCATCATGGCCGAGACCGGCATGTTTGACTTCCTCGCTGTCTTCACGTTTGAG GTGACGAAAGGCAAGATGTGGCCACTTATAAGCGTGCTGTGTATCATAACAGCATCACTGTCTATTTTCCTGGATAACGTCACAACAGTTCTGCTCATCACGCCTGTGACCATCAA ACTTTGCGAGGTTATGGAGATGCATCCCATCCCTGTCCTGATAGCCATAGTAGTCTACAGCAACGTAGGAGGCATCGCGACGCCAGTCGGCGACCCGCCGAATGTCATCATATCCAACAACCCCGCCGTTGTGCAGTCT GGTGTCAACTTCGTGAACTTCACTCTACATATGACTTTCGGGGTTTTGCTAGTTTTTGTGCAGTCATACTTCCAATTCCGTTTTCTATATCGTGACATTAACACACTGCGCCAGAAAGAACCGAGGGAGATCCAAG ATTTGAGACGTCAACTTCAGGTTTGGCGTCGCGCAGCGGACTCGCTTCCACACATGAGCAAAGACCAATTAGTGGTTAAG GAGCGGCTAGAACGTAAAGTTCAGAAGTTGACAGCTCAGTTGAATGTCATCGTGAAGGAAAGTAAAAAGAGAGCGTGCCCTAAAGACACGTTCCAAAGGACATTGTCGGAACTCAAAGTGAAG TACAAAATTCGTGACAAGAACCTCTTGATCAAAGCTGGCATCGCACTGGGGTTCACTGTCGCTATGTTCTTTTTGCACGCTGTTCCACAATTCT GCCGCGTGTCTCTGGGCTGGACGGCGTTGCTGGGCGCCATTCTCCTTCTGGTACTTGCAGACCGCGAGGACTTGGAGTCCATCCTGAACCGCGTGGAGTGGTCCACGCTGCTGTTCTTTGCTGCACTGTTCGTGCTCATGGAG GCTTTAACCAAGCTCGGTGTGATCGGCTACATCGGTGGTTTGACAGAAGCACTCGTGATAAGAGTAGAGGAGACTCACAGACTCAGTGTGGCGTTGCTGCTCATTGTATGG ATATCAGGGATAACTTCAGCATTTGTAGACAATGTGCCACTGACAACGATCATGATCCGGGTGGTGACAGCGATGGGCACAAACCCGGACCTCAACCTGCCACTGCAGCCGCTCATATGGGCGCTGTCGTTCGGTGTTTGTCTGGGAG GGAACGGCACTCTGATCGGCGCGAGCGCGAACGTGGTCTGCGCAGGAGTGGCGGAGCAGCACGGCTACAAGATCACGTTCATGGAGTTCTTTAGGGTCGGCTTTCCCGTCATGCTGGGGCAGCTGCTCGTCGCCTCTGCGTATCTGATGATATGCCATTGCCTTTTCCAATGGCATTGA